A region of the Acidobacteriota bacterium genome:
ATTCAGCAGCAAGGTGTCATCAGCCAGAATCGGCGACGCGCCCATGCCGAATGGATTGTTGAATGGCCCCAACGGCAAGCGCCATTTCTCTTCGCCATTGGTAGTGAACGCAATCAGGCCGAAGTCGGTGAAGAAGGCGTAAACATTGCGCCCATCGGTCACGACGCTGGGCGAAGCCGGCGAGTTGGATTTGTGCAGCGCCTGCTTGCGCGGTTTCGGCACTTCGCGTTGCCAGAGGATTTTGCCATCCGCACGGTTGAGCGCAATGACATAGAGTTTGCTGGCGTCATACGCCGTGACAAAGATGTGCTCTTTGGTCAACACGGGCGAAGAGTGCCCGGCGGGCAGCGGCGTTTTCCAAACGACGTTTTTTGTCGGGCTGAATTCAACCGGCAGGTCTTTGGCCTCGCCAACGCCTGCACCATTGGGGCCGCGGAATTGCGGCCAGTTTTGTGCTTGGAGCGGGGGCGCAAACAGGCAGACAACGAGTGCCATCTGGCAGATAATGATTGAAAGTGATTTCATCATTGGAGGATTGTCGAACTCTTTGGAGTGCTGCGGCCCGGCGCAGCTTTTCTTTCCCGATTGCAAGGGTTGGAAGGCAGCGCGCGGCCTCGACGAGAGACGCAAGCGTTCGTTAGCGAAAGAAAAGCTGCGCCGGGCCGCAGCACTCCAAACTTATTTGGCAAAACAATAAAGCGTGTCCTGCGTGCGGATGTACAGCTTGTTATCGTCAATCGCGGGCGTCGCAAACACCTCGCTGCCTAAGGCATTGACTGCCACCGTATCCCATTCGCCTTTCGCTGAAACAACCGAAACGGTGCCGTCCTGACTGACCAGCCAGACCTTGCCGTCCGCGCCGACGGGCGAGGCGAAGTATTTGTCAATCGCGCCTTTCAAGCGGCCTTGCTTGATGACATTACCCGTCGCCGGGTCGAACGAAATTAGGATGCCGCTGTCATTCACCATAAACAGCACGCCTTGATAGAGCAGCGTCGAAGGTACTTGCGGCACCGGGCGTTGATATTTCCAGCGAATCGCCGTGCTGGTCATATCGCCCTGGCCGCCCAGTTTGATGGCGAGCAAGCCGTTTTCTGCTGCCATCATCGCGCGGAAGACCTCCCAGTCTTTGGCGTCCAGTTTGGCGTCACGATTGAGATCGAACGCGTCGAAGCCGTAATTCGGGCTAAGCACTTTGCTTATTGGGTCGTCTCCGGCAGTCTCATCGCGTCCGACAAAGCCATCGCCATTCTTGTCGTACTTCTTCAGGCCTTCTTCAAACGAGATAGTCGCGATTTGTTTGCCCGGTTGATTGAGCGGGAAGCCCCAACCGTTGATGTAGGCGTATTCGTTGTCAAAACTCATCACCGATTTCATCTCGCAAGCCAGGCCGCGCACCCACCAGATGCGCTTGCCATCGGCGACCGAATAGGCCGAAAGCTGGAATGATTCGGGAATCAGCAATTGCTTCGGGCCGGTCTTGGGCTGCCACACGGTCGGCGTCGAATAGCCCGAAATGACTTCGGGGCGATCAATCTTCCATTTGGTCTTGCCCGTAGCTTTGTCCACGGCGAGCAAATACGAACCGCCATCCTGATCTACCGGCAAAATCACTTTGTCATCCACCAGCATCGGCGAGGCGCCGTAGCCGTAAAACATGTTGAACGGCCCCAACGGCACGCGCCATTTCTCTTTGCCATTGGCGTCGTAGGCAAGCAGCCCGAAGTCCTGAAAGAAGACATAAACATTTGTGCCGTCAGTGACGGGACTCGCCGAAGCCGGGCCGTTGACGTTTTCGAGCCGCGCTTTGTTGACGCGCGGCACCTCGTGTTGCCAGACGATCTTGCCGGTCGCGCGGTCGAGGGCGATGACCGAAAGCTGGTAATTCGCCTTGGCTTTTTCTTTGTCGCCAATCGGCGTGTGAGCCGTCACAAAGATGCGCGTCGCTGTCAGCACGGGCGACGAATGGCCCGGCGGCAGCGCCGTTTTCCACACGACGTTTTTCTCTTTGCCAAATTCGTTCGGCAGATTGGTCGAAGCCGACAGCCCCGAACCGTTAGGGCCGCGAAAGCGCGACCAGTCATCACTGGCGAACAGGCTGCTTACTGCGCAAGCCAACACAATTGCTGCCGCACAGCTTGTGATGCGATTGTTCATGAAGTTCCTCCGAAAAAAGGCCGGTCAGTTTGCCGCCGCAGACTTTACCTGAGCCGCTATGCGCTGGCAAACTCCGCGCACCATGACGAACTATCAACTTCCCCCGCTGACCAATGGACAATACTCGTTGGCGCAAGCGCGCGTTGATTTATCCGCCGCGCTGCGCTGGGCCGCGCGCTTGGGCTTGAACGAAGGCATCTGCAATCACTTCAGTCTGGTCGCGCCCGGCTGGCCCGATTGCTTTCTGGTCAATCCGCAAGGGCTGCACTGGTCAGAGATCACGCCGAACGATCTGGTGCTGGTGGATGTCGAAGGCGCGATCATCCAGGGCCGCTATAACGTCGAAGCCACCGCCTTTCACATTCACGGGCGCATTCATGCGGGCAAACTCGGGGCGGCCTGTGTGCTGCATACACACATGCCTTACGCGACGGCTTTGGCGATTGCGGATGGCGGGTGCCTGGAATGGGCCAGCCAAAACGCGCTGCGGTTTTATGGCCGCGTGGCGTATGACGAGTGTTACAACGGCTTGGTGCTCGATGGTGAAGAGGGCGACCGCATTTGCGCGCAGCTGGAAAAGGCCGACGTGCTGTTCATGGCGAATCACGGCGTCATCGTGGCGGGCGCCTCGGTCGCGCAGGCCTTCGATGATCTTTACTACCTCGAACGCGCCTGCCGGGTGCAAGTGCTGGCGCAAAGCACGGGCAAGCAACTGCGCCTTGTGCCGGACGACATAGCCGCGTTGACCGGCCAGCAGATCGTCAATGATAAAGTGCAGCCGCACCTGCACCTGGAAGCGTTGAAACGCTTGTTGGATCGGGATGAGCCGGGCTGGCGTGGATAGCTGAGATCGCCGAGTGTTTTGGTTGTTATACCTGTGGCGGTTGACGCAATGGCTTCACTGCATGCCAGCGCCTGCCTCATTCTCCATTCCACATTCTCAATTCTCGTGCAGAGGCGTTCTTTCAAAGGAAATCCGCTGTCAAAGAATTGAGAATGTGGAATGGAGAATGAAGTATTTTGATGTTCAACTTGGCTTGATCAACCGGGCTGGCTCAGGCATCTCAATGCTCCGCTGCAAACGCTTTGATCCTCTCCAACAACGCCTGCCGCGCTTGCGCCGATAACAATTTGCCACCTTGAATCACCGCGTAGATCTGCCGCGTATTCGTGATGTTTTGTAGCGGATCGGCCTCCAGCAAAACCAAATCCGCCTGGTTGCCAACTTCAATGGTGCCGCGTGTGGCGGCTTCGCCAAAGTATTGCGCGGCATTGCGCGTCGCCGTTTGCAAGGCTTCCATTGGCGTCAAACCCGACTGCGTCAGCAACTCCAATTCCTGATGCAAACTGAAACCGGGCAGCACCGCGCCGTCATACGCATCCGTCCCCGCCAGCAACGGCACACCCGCCAAACGCATTGCGCCGATTATCTTGCGCGTCTTGGCGGCAATCTGTTGCCGCAAGGCGAAGCTTTCTGGCGCAGTGATCTTGATGCCTTCGCTGCGACGCTGTTCAAAGCGTGTGCGCGTCTTGAGCGGCAGATAGATTTTGGCGATGGGATCAATGATGTCTTCGGCATTGAGCGGCAACAGACGTTGCGCCCAGATTTGCGTGGGCACGACCCAAACATTGTTTTGCCTCAGCAACGTGAACAGCCCGGCGCATTTGCGCGCGTCGTAAGTTTCCAGCAGTTCGGTTTGCAGCTTGCGTTGCCGCAGTCGCAGTTGCTGGCGGTCGGCGTTGGGCGCTTCGGACTCTTTCTTGATGGCGAGCAATTCGGCGCGCAAGGCGTCTTCCTTGCTTGAACAACTCAGCATAATGCCCGCATCGCCGGGTAAGATTGGTGAACTGTGTTCGATGCTGCGCTGGCCCGAACGCGCGACTTCAAAGGCGCTGACGGCTTCGGGCACGTGGCCCGCGACGGTCAGGCCCAGCGCTTTCGCCTCGGCCAGCACGGCGCGATAACACTCTGGCGAAAGATTGGCCTGCACCTTGATGAAATCCACGCCGAGCGTTTTCAACTCGCGCACTTGCTGGCGCGCTTTCTCAGGCGTGCGCACGGGTTTGTCCACGAAGCCTGGGCCGTCTACGAAAGGGCCGGGCGCGATGATGCGCGGGCCGATGCTCTGGCTGGCGCTGATGGCTTGGCGCAAGTTATGAATGTGCTGCCAATCGCCGCCCATCTCACGGATGCCGGTGACGCCGAAAGCCGTGAGCAAGGGCAGCATCCACTCGCGGCTCAGCGTTTGATCGGGCTGATTGGTCAAATGGATGTGCATGTCCCACAAGCCCGGAATTAGGAACTTGCCGCTGGCGTCAATGATTTCGGCGTTGGGCGGTAGCTTCGTCTTGCCGGTTTTGAAAAGCTTGCTGATGCGCTCGCCTTCGATCAGCACGGTCATGCCGCGTTGGGCGGGCTTGCCGGTAGCGTCAATGACGGTGACGTTGCTGAGCGCCAGCGGGCGCGGGGATTGCGCGGCACACAAAGAGGCAAGCAGGGCTAGGAACAAAACAACAAGGCATTTCTGTTTCATAATTTCAGCGCGAATTGGATAAAGGTGAGTGATGCTTGCAGTAGATCAATTGCATCTTGCCGGTTTGGGCGGGAGTTTGGCAATGAGACAACTGTCAGAAAAGATGAAATTCAGGGCAGTGAGTTTGTATGCGAACAGGCGCTATCCAAAACGCTGTAGCCAATGGCTGATCCTGTGAGGAAGCGTGTGCCGATAGGGCGCAATCAAGGAACAAAAGCATGGAGTTCAAGCTTTAGCTTGTTTGGCGCGTCTTGCGCGCCCAGACAGCCTAAAGGCTGAACTCCATACTTTTGCCATTCAGCGTTTGTCTGAGTTCGCTGGAATTACCAGCCAATCGCACAACCATCCTTGCGCGGATCAGAACCGCCTGCCAACGCGCCCGTCACCGGATCAATCATAATCGCTTGATACCCGCCAAATGCGCCGAAGGCGGTGGTCAGCTTGTGTCCGCGTTTTTCCAGTTCTTTGCGCACATCCGCGCCGATGGCCGATTCCAGCGCGAGGCCGTTCTCGAAGTGGCGGAAGCGCGGCTGTTCGCCCGCCTGCTGCACGTCCATGCCGAACTCGATCATGTTCAGCAGGACTTGCACGTGGCCTTGCGCCTGCATATCGCCGCCCATCACGCCGAAGGTCAGCCAGGGCGCGCTATTCTTAAACACCATACCGGGAATCAGCGTGTGGAAGGGGCGTTTGCCGCCTTCGAGGCGATTGTTCGATTGCGGATTGAACGAGAAGCCCGCGCCACGATTGTGCAACACGATGCCGGTGTCGCCCGCGACCAGGCCGGAACCGAAAGCCGAAAAGATGCTTTGGATGAAGGAGACAGCATTGCGGTCATTGTCCACCACGGTCAGGTAGACGGTGTCTTCACCACCACGCGGGCCGCCGTCGCTGTCGCTGGCGACGTGCGTCAGGTCAATGCGTTTGCGCAAATCGGCGGCGTAATCTTTCGAAAGCAACTGCGCGAGCGGCGCTTGGTAAAACGCCGGATCGGCGATGTGTTTGGCGCGGTCAAGGAAGGCGAGCTTCTTCGCTTCGACCAGGAGGTGCAGATATTCCGCTGTGTTGTGACCGAGCGCTTTCACATCGAAGCCTTCCAGGATGTTGAGCATCTGCAAGGCGGCGAGGCCTTGGTTGTTGGGCGGCAATTCGTAAACGGTGTGGCCGCGATAGGTCGTGCTGATCGGTTCGACCCAGTTGGAAGTGTGATTGGCGAAATCCGCCAGCGTGTGCAGGCCGCCCTGGGCTTGGGCGAACTTGACGATCTTTTCGGCCAGCGCGCCTTTGTACATCACATCGCGGCCTTCTTTGGCGATCAGCTTCAAGGTCGCGGCGAGGTTTTTGTTGGTGAAAAGCTCGCCCGCTTCGAGGGCTTTGCCGTT
Encoded here:
- a CDS encoding aldolase; protein product: MTNYQLPPLTNGQYSLAQARVDLSAALRWAARLGLNEGICNHFSLVAPGWPDCFLVNPQGLHWSEITPNDLVLVDVEGAIIQGRYNVEATAFHIHGRIHAGKLGAACVLHTHMPYATALAIADGGCLEWASQNALRFYGRVAYDECYNGLVLDGEEGDRICAQLEKADVLFMANHGVIVAGASVAQAFDDLYYLERACRVQVLAQSTGKQLRLVPDDIAALTGQQIVNDKVQPHLHLEALKRLLDRDEPGWRG
- a CDS encoding amidohydrolase family protein — its product is MKQKCLVVLFLALLASLCAAQSPRPLALSNVTVIDATGKPAQRGMTVLIEGERISKLFKTGKTKLPPNAEIIDASGKFLIPGLWDMHIHLTNQPDQTLSREWMLPLLTAFGVTGIREMGGDWQHIHNLRQAISASQSIGPRIIAPGPFVDGPGFVDKPVRTPEKARQQVRELKTLGVDFIKVQANLSPECYRAVLAEAKALGLTVAGHVPEAVSAFEVARSGQRSIEHSSPILPGDAGIMLSCSSKEDALRAELLAIKKESEAPNADRQQLRLRQRKLQTELLETYDARKCAGLFTLLRQNNVWVVPTQIWAQRLLPLNAEDIIDPIAKIYLPLKTRTRFEQRRSEGIKITAPESFALRQQIAAKTRKIIGAMRLAGVPLLAGTDAYDGAVLPGFSLHQELELLTQSGLTPMEALQTATRNAAQYFGEAATRGTIEVGNQADLVLLEADPLQNITNTRQIYAVIQGGKLLSAQARQALLERIKAFAAEH
- a CDS encoding PQQ-binding-like beta-propeller repeat protein, which gives rise to MNNRITSCAAAIVLACAVSSLFASDDWSRFRGPNGSGLSASTNLPNEFGKEKNVVWKTALPPGHSSPVLTATRIFVTAHTPIGDKEKAKANYQLSVIALDRATGKIVWQHEVPRVNKARLENVNGPASASPVTDGTNVYVFFQDFGLLAYDANGKEKWRVPLGPFNMFYGYGASPMLVDDKVILPVDQDGGSYLLAVDKATGKTKWKIDRPEVISGYSTPTVWQPKTGPKQLLIPESFQLSAYSVADGKRIWWVRGLACEMKSVMSFDNEYAYINGWGFPLNQPGKQIATISFEEGLKKYDKNGDGFVGRDETAGDDPISKVLSPNYGFDAFDLNRDAKLDAKDWEVFRAMMAAENGLLAIKLGGQGDMTSTAIRWKYQRPVPQVPSTLLYQGVLFMVNDSGILISFDPATGNVIKQGRLKGAIDKYFASPVGADGKVWLVSQDGTVSVVSAKGEWDTVAVNALGSEVFATPAIDDNKLYIRTQDTLYCFAK
- the ggt gene encoding gamma-glutamyltransferase, whose translation is MLIVSSSFTGAVSQNAVGDRINARKGGTRSVVRALNGMVATSQPLASAAGLRILQQGGNAIDAAIAAAAVLCVVEPMMVSPGGDLFALVWDAKKKELKALNASGRAPKALSIDALKQRGFTRMPQHGIHTVTVPGAVDGWATLLKSHGTMTLAQVLQPAIEYAERGFPVTEIIATDWQEGVQHKGNADFAATFLPNGKALEAGELFTNKNLAATLKLIAKEGRDVMYKGALAEKIVKFAQAQGGLHTLADFANHTSNWVEPISTTYRGHTVYELPPNNQGLAALQMLNILEGFDVKALGHNTAEYLHLLVEAKKLAFLDRAKHIADPAFYQAPLAQLLSKDYAADLRKRIDLTHVASDSDGGPRGGEDTVYLTVVDNDRNAVSFIQSIFSAFGSGLVAGDTGIVLHNRGAGFSFNPQSNNRLEGGKRPFHTLIPGMVFKNSAPWLTFGVMGGDMQAQGHVQVLLNMIEFGMDVQQAGEQPRFRHFENGLALESAIGADVRKELEKRGHKLTTAFGAFGGYQAIMIDPVTGALAGGSDPRKDGCAIGW